The Nerophis lumbriciformis linkage group LG34, RoL_Nlum_v2.1, whole genome shotgun sequence genome includes a window with the following:
- the fkbp6 gene encoding inactive peptidyl-prolyl cis-trans isomerase FKBP6 isoform X2, producing the protein MSINGLQKRFQSSSTAAELNQSPFDNIRQQMEDVLGNGGVMKEVVHPGEGPSVPQNASVLIHYSGFLEYSDQPFETTTHFKHPRMMKLGRDVTLPGMELGLLTMRKGEFSRFLLHPRYAYGKMGCPPLIPAAAPVLFEIQILDILDSGQVDDFVILSPEEQNMFPLCKLDEVVNTLRSFGNRCFNQSRYEKAKEHYKQGVELLGNRVRLSDAEAKKLQMALLPLYLNLSLTELRLERPRKALKYANRALDVDSSSTKALYRCGQAYLELGDNERAHDYLVKAQTRKPFDGDINNLLKTVTIAYKDSLDKEKDLYAKMFAGFKGSAEKQTNDDPSQ; encoded by the exons ATGTCAATAAACGGACTTCAAAAAAGGTTTCAGTCAAGTTCGACGGCCGCAGAGCTAAATCAG AGTCCATTTGACAATATCCGCCAGCAGATGGAAGATGTCCTGGGAAACGGGGGGGTCATGAAAGAGGTGGTCCACCCTGGAGAAGGCCCGTCTGTGCCCCAAAATGCTTCAGTGTTAA TCCATTACTCCGGCTTTTTGGAATATTCCGATCAGCCGTTCGAGACCACTACACACTTCAAACACCCGCGCATGATGAAGCTGGGCAGAG ACGTGACGCTTCCTGGAATGGAGCTCGGTCTGCTGACCATGCGGAAAGGAGAGTTCTCCCGCTTCCTACTGCATCCTCGCTATGCCTATGGAAAAATGGGATGTCCTCCGCTCATCCCGGCCGCTGCCCCGGTTTTGTTTGAAATCCAGATCCTTGACATCCTCGACTCCGGCCAAGTGGATGACTTTGTCATACTGAGCCCG GAAGAGCAGAACATGTTTCCTTTGTGCAAACTGGATGAAGTGGTCAACACGCTCCGCAGCTTTGGCAACAGATGCTTTAACCAGAGTCGCTATGAGAAAGCCAAAGAGCACTACAAGCAG GGGGTAGAGTTGCTCGGCAACAGGGTCCGGCTGAGCGATGCGGAGGCAAAGAAGCTCCAGATGGCGCTGCTACCTCTCTATCTGAACCTGTCCCTTACGGAGCTGCGTCTGGAGCGCCCGCGGAAAGCTCTGAAATACGCTAACAGAGCTTTGGACGTCGACTCCAGCAGCACCAAGGCTCTTTACCGCTGTGGACAG GCCTACTTGGAGCTGGGAGACAACGAGAGAGCTCACGATTACCTCGTCAAGGCCCAAACCAGAAAGCCCTTTGACGGTGACATCAACAACCTGCTGAAGACAGTCACCAT TGCCTACAAAGACAGCTTGGACAAAGAGAAAGACTTGTATGCAAAAATGTTTGCAGGCTTCAAGGGCTCAGCGGAGAAGCAGACAAATG ATGATCCAAGTCAGTGA
- the fkbp6 gene encoding inactive peptidyl-prolyl cis-trans isomerase FKBP6 isoform X1, which produces MSINGLQKRFQSSSTAAELNQSPFDNIRQQMEDVLGNGGVMKEVVHPGEGPSVPQNASVLIHYSGFLEYSDQPFETTTHFKHPRMMKLGRDVTLPGMELGLLTMRKGEFSRFLLHPRYAYGKMGCPPLIPAAAPVLFEIQILDILDSGQVDDFVILSPVWRSTVSSTNFPWLTSFGFQEEQNMFPLCKLDEVVNTLRSFGNRCFNQSRYEKAKEHYKQGVELLGNRVRLSDAEAKKLQMALLPLYLNLSLTELRLERPRKALKYANRALDVDSSSTKALYRCGQAYLELGDNERAHDYLVKAQTRKPFDGDINNLLKTVTIAYKDSLDKEKDLYAKMFAGFKGSAEKQTNDDPSQ; this is translated from the exons ATGTCAATAAACGGACTTCAAAAAAGGTTTCAGTCAAGTTCGACGGCCGCAGAGCTAAATCAG AGTCCATTTGACAATATCCGCCAGCAGATGGAAGATGTCCTGGGAAACGGGGGGGTCATGAAAGAGGTGGTCCACCCTGGAGAAGGCCCGTCTGTGCCCCAAAATGCTTCAGTGTTAA TCCATTACTCCGGCTTTTTGGAATATTCCGATCAGCCGTTCGAGACCACTACACACTTCAAACACCCGCGCATGATGAAGCTGGGCAGAG ACGTGACGCTTCCTGGAATGGAGCTCGGTCTGCTGACCATGCGGAAAGGAGAGTTCTCCCGCTTCCTACTGCATCCTCGCTATGCCTATGGAAAAATGGGATGTCCTCCGCTCATCCCGGCCGCTGCCCCGGTTTTGTTTGAAATCCAGATCCTTGACATCCTCGACTCCGGCCAAGTGGATGACTTTGTCATACTGAGCCCGGTATGGAGATCCACCGTATCAAGTACAAACTTTCCATGGTTAACAAGTTTTGGTTTTCAGGAAGAGCAGAACATGTTTCCTTTGTGCAAACTGGATGAAGTGGTCAACACGCTCCGCAGCTTTGGCAACAGATGCTTTAACCAGAGTCGCTATGAGAAAGCCAAAGAGCACTACAAGCAG GGGGTAGAGTTGCTCGGCAACAGGGTCCGGCTGAGCGATGCGGAGGCAAAGAAGCTCCAGATGGCGCTGCTACCTCTCTATCTGAACCTGTCCCTTACGGAGCTGCGTCTGGAGCGCCCGCGGAAAGCTCTGAAATACGCTAACAGAGCTTTGGACGTCGACTCCAGCAGCACCAAGGCTCTTTACCGCTGTGGACAG GCCTACTTGGAGCTGGGAGACAACGAGAGAGCTCACGATTACCTCGTCAAGGCCCAAACCAGAAAGCCCTTTGACGGTGACATCAACAACCTGCTGAAGACAGTCACCAT TGCCTACAAAGACAGCTTGGACAAAGAGAAAGACTTGTATGCAAAAATGTTTGCAGGCTTCAAGGGCTCAGCGGAGAAGCAGACAAATG ATGATCCAAGTCAGTGA